A window of the Poecile atricapillus isolate bPoeAtr1 chromosome 17, bPoeAtr1.hap1, whole genome shotgun sequence genome harbors these coding sequences:
- the SRSF2 gene encoding serine/arginine-rich splicing factor 2 codes for MSYGRPPPDVEGMTSLKVDNLTYRTSPDTLRRVFEKYGRVGDVYIPRDRYTKESRGFAFVRFHDKRDAEDAMDAMDGAVLDGRELRVQMARYGRPPDSHHSRRGPPPRRYSSSGYGRRSRSPRRRRRSRSRSRSRSRSRSRSRYSRSKSRSRTRSRSRSTSKSRSARRSKSKSSSVSRSRSRSRSRSRSRSPPPASKRESNSRSRSKSPPKSPEEEGAVSS; via the exons ATGAGCTACGGCCGCCCGCCGCCCGATGTGGAGGGCATGACGTCCCTCAAGGTGGACAACCTGACATACCGCACCTCCCCGGACACCCTCCGGAGGGTCTTTGAGAAGTACGGCCGCGTGGGCGACGTCTACATCCCCCGGGACCGCTACACCAAGGAGAGCCGCGGCTTCGCCTTCGTGCGCTTCCACGACAAGCGGGACGCGGAGGACGCGATGGACGCGATGGACGGGGCGGTGCTGGACGGCCGGGAGCTCCGCGTGCAGATGGCCCGCTACGGCCGCCCGCCCGACTCGCACCACAGCCGCCGCgggccgccgccccgccggtACAGCAGCAGCGGCTACGGCCGCCGCAGCCGCAG CCCTAGAAGACGCCGTCGCAGCCGATCTAGAAGCAGGAGCCGCTCTAGGTCCCGCAGTCGGTCCCGCTACAGTCGATCCAAATCCCGGTCTCGCACACGCTCTAGGTCTCGGTCCACCTCCAAGTCCAGGTCTGCCAGGAGGTCCAAGTCAAAGTCCTCATCTGTCTCCAGATCCCGGTCCAGGTCAAGATCCCGGTCCAGGTCTAGAAGCCCTCCCCCTGCCTCAAAGAGGGAATCCAACTCTAGATCCAGGTCTAAGAGCCCTCCCAAGTCTCCGGAAGAAGAAGGAGCTGTATCCTCCTAG